The Spirochaetaceae bacterium DNA segment CAGCGGGCGCACCGAGTAGGCGGCGGCCACGGTGCGGTCCTTGGCGTTCTGGTTGTAGTCCAGGAACACCCCCTCGCGCTCCTCCTTCCACCACTTGCTGGTCGCCCGCCCGGGCGCCCGCCGCTCCACCTCGCGCGACACCGCCAGCGCCGCCCGGCGCACCTCGCCGAAGCCCCACTCGCGGTGCAGCCGGACGTACACGTGCAGGCCGCGCGAGCCGGTGGTCTTCGGCCAGCCGGTCAGTTCGTGCTCGGCCAGCACTTCGCGTACGATCTGCGCCACCTCGCGCACCGTCTGCCAGCTCACGCCGGGCCCCGGGTCCAGGTCGATGCGCAACTCGTCGGGGTGGTCGAGGTCATCCTCGCGCACCGGGTGGGGGTGCAGGTCGATGTTGCCCAGGTTGGTGATCCACACCAGTTGCGCGCGCTCGCTGATTACCAGTTCGTGCGCGGTGCGCCCGGAGGGGAACGTCAGTTCCACGGTGCGCACCCAATCGGGTCGCTTCGCCGGAGCACGCTTCTGGTAGAACCCCTCGCCCTCGATACCGTTGACGTAGCGCTTCAGCACCAGCGGGCGCCGCCCGATCGCCCGCAACGCCCCCTCGGCCACGGCCAGGTAGTAGCTCACCAGGTCGAGCTTGGTCACCCCGGCAGCCGGGAAATACACCTTGTGCGGATTGGTCACCCGCACCTCGCGCCCATCAATGTCGAGTAGCTCGGCAGCCGCAGCCTTCGCCGCCATCACGTCCCCCTGCTACCAGTGTCGGCGCCACGGTCGCGTGCCGCAAGCGGCTGCACAGGCTGGCAGTCATCGTCACCAGCGCAAGGTGGTCGCAGGTAGCCACATTATGAGGCAAGCCTTCCGTCCGAACGAAGCGGGCACGATCGCCCGCGCAATCGCCCTTGCCGCGCATCGGTCATACGCGTAGGGTTGCGCCATGGCCGGCACGTCCAACCCGCGTCGCCCCGGCATTGCGTTGCAGATGCACGAACTGGTTGCGCAGCTCGACGAGTTGCGGCGGCTGACCATTCTCGACGATCAGAACCCGCAGTCGTTCCGGGCGCGTGCCTACGACCGCGCCGTGCGCCGGTTGCGCGACAGCAACGAGGACCTGGCCGCCCTGCCGGAAGCGGAACTGCTGCGCCGGGACGGTATCGGCAAGGCGATTGCCGCCAAGATGCGGGAATTCTTCGACACCGGGCGCATCGCCAAGCTGGAGACGCTGCGCGAGCGGTTTCCGCCGGCCGTGCAACAACTCGCGCAAGTACCCGGAGTCGGTCCCAAGACCCTCGCCCGGCTGCGCGCCGAACTGGGCATCGAAGACGTCGAGGCGCTGCGCGCCGCCGTCGAGCAGGGTGCGCTGCGCAACGTTACCGGACTCGGTCACAAGAGCGAGCAGATGCTGCGGCGCGGAGTGCAGCGCGTCGGGGCCGCCGGAAAGGATCGGCGCCAGCCGATAGCACGCGTGCTCCCGGAGGCCGAGCTGCTGGTCGCGGAGCTCGCGGGGCTGCCGGGCGTGGCGGCCGCAAGCTATTGCGGCAGCCTGCGCCGGCTGCGGTCCACGATCGCCGACCTCGACATCCTGGTGGCGGCGTCCGACCCGCGTCCGGTGATGGCGCATGCCGCGGCCCTGCCGGTGATTGATGCGGCGCGGCCGGCGCACGGCGGCGACACCCGCGCCGCGCTGACCACGCGGCGCGGCCTGCACGTCGACCTGCGCGTGGTGGCGCCCGATCAATACGGCGCCGCCGCGCTCTACTTCACCGGATCGCAGGCGCACAACATCAGGCTGCGCGGGCTGGCCGCCGCGCGCGGCTGGCTGCTGAACGAGTACGGCCTGTGGAACAAGCGGCGCGAGCTGATCGCCGCCGACACCGAGGAGGCGATCTACGCCGCGCTTGGCCTGCCGCTCATCGCGCCGACCTTGCGCGAGGACCGCGGCGAGATCGAGGCCGCGCAACGCGGAGAGCTGCCGGCGCCGGTGACCGTGGCCGACCTGCGCGGCGACCTGCACCTGCATACCGATGCCTCCGGCGACGGGCGCAGCACCCTTGGGGAGATGGTAGCCGCGGCCGCGCGGCGCGATTTCTCGTACCTCGCGATAACCGACCACGGCGAGGACAGCATGAACGGCGTCAACCGGGAACGGCTGCTGGCCCAGCGCGCGGCGCTGCGCACACTGGACGCCGCCCACCCTCGCCTGCGCCTGCTGCACGGCGTGGAGTTGAACATCGGCCCGAACGGCTCGCTCGACTACGACGCCGCCTTCCGGGCGTCGTTCGATTGGTGCGTGGCGGCCGTGCACTCCGCCTTCGACCTGGACCGCGCCGCGCAGACGCGGCGCATCATCGCCGCCATGGAAGATCCGTCCGTGAACGTGATAGGCCACCTGTGCGGACGCATGATAGGACGCCGGCCCGGCATCGAGCTGGACATTGACGCCATCCTGGCCGCGGCAGCGCGCACCGGCACCGCGATCGAGGTCAACAGCAGCCTGAGCCGCCTCGACGCCGCCGCGGACGTATTGCGCAGGGCGCGCGCCCTGCCGGTGACCATCGTCGTGAACAGCGACGCCCACCACCAGCGCGAGTTCGACCGGCTGCACTGGGGAGCCCTGCACGCCCAGCGCGGCTGGGTGGACCGCGAACGCATCGCCAACACCTGGCCTACGGAACGGTTCCTGGCGTGGGCGGCGCACGCGAGAAGCGCGGCGCCGGCGTAGCGAAAACGCAGCCGGTGCGAGCTTGTCCAGGGTGGCGAGGTCAAACCCCATCGAGCGCGTCGCGAACCTTGAGGGCGCGCAGCAGGTGCTCGACCATGAGCGGGAAGGCGACCCGGCACAAGGATCGGCTGGCCGTCAGGCGTCGGCGGCCTCGAAGGCCGTGACGTTGCGGGTGGCGCGGCTGAACTCGACGCCCACGAGGTGGATCGGCTCGCCTCCGGCGCGGTACTTGTCGGCGTAGCGGCGCTCCCGCAACTGCGCGAGCGCCGATCCCGGCGGCGCCATCTCCGCCACCTTGAACTCGAACAGGTAGACGTGGCCGGCGGCGCGCACCGCCATGTCCAGCCGCCCGTGGCTGCTCGACTCCTCCACCGCGATGTCGTAGCCGAGCGCGGCGAAGTAGGAGTAGAACACGCTCGCGTAGAATCCTTCGTAGTCCGCGATGTCGTTGTTCGTGTACCAGTGATACGGGATGCTGGCGAAGAAGGCGCCGAACAGCTCCTTCAGGCCGGCGCAGTCGTGCGCCTGCAGCAGGCGCGCCAGGCGGATGCTGTTGGCGGTCTGCTGCGCCGTATCCTGCACCAGGTGGCGCAGCAGCACCCGGTTCAAGCTCTGCCGCACCTGCCGGTTGGGATAGCCGAGCCGGTACAACGCCTCGCCGCCGAGCCGTTCCTCCCCGGCGATGGTCAGGTAGCCGGTCTGGAACAGGAGCGCCTCGGTGCCGATGTGGTCAGCGGCGGAGCGGCCGCCGACGTCGAACGCCGACAGCAGCTCCGCCGGGCTCACCATGTCGTCCAACGCCACCGACGACACCCGGCGTTCGAACAGGGTGTCCACCAGGAACGCCGGCGTTCCGGTCTCGAACCAGTGCGCGGCGAACTCTCCGCGGCGCAGCAGCAGCAGCACGTCGTAGGGGTTGTACACCTTCTCGGCGCCGCGCCAGCTATAGCCGTTGTACCACTCCCGCACCTGTTCCCGGTCCAGCCCGGCCATCTCCGGCGCGAACACCGTGTCCAGGTCCTGTTCCGTGTAGCCGCAGACCGACGAGTACGCGGCATCGAGCGTGAGGTCGGTGAGGTTGTTCAGTTGGGAGAACAGATTGACCTTCGAGAACTTGGTGATGCCGGTCAGGAACGTGAACCGCACGTGGGCGTCGTTGTCCTTGATCACGCCGTACAACCCGCGCAGGTAGTCACGGTTGGCGCGCGCCGCCTCGCGGTCCTCCAGTACGTCCAGGATCGGCTTGTCGTACTCGTCCACCAGCACCGCCGCCCGCTGTCCGGTCTGCTGGTGCAGGGCTTCCAGCAGGTAGGCGAAGCGTCCGGCCGCTGTCAGGTACTCCGATTCCACCCCCAGGCGCCGTTCGGCGGCGGCGAGCTGCTCCATGACGTTCGCTTCCAGCGCGTCCGGTCCCGTGAAGCTGCCGCCGCCGAAGCTCAGCCGCACCACCGGATGGCGCTGCGACCAGTCATGACCGGCGTGGATGTGCAGGCCCTCGAACAACTCCTCGCTACCCTCGAATAACTCCTTGAGCGTGTCCAGGAACAGGCTCTTGCCGAACCGGCGGGGACGCGACAGGAAGTAGTGCTTGCCTTCGCGGAGCAACCGCTCTATGTAGCCGGTCTTGTCGACGTAGTAGCAGTCCTGCTCGCGCAGTTCGCGAAAGGTCTGCATGCCGATCGGCAGCCTGCGTCTCGCCACCAGTTCATCATACCTGCATGGCGCAGTCACGCAAAACCGCGTCAGAACGCTGGCTAGCCACAGACCGACGGGCAAGAGGGTCATCGGTTGACTCGCAGGGTCGCCACGATCGCCGTCGTGGCGCATAATCGGCCCCGCGATGGACAACGCCCCGATTCGGATCCCCACCCACGCCTGGTACGGCGACCGCGAGATGGAGTTGCCGTTTCCCGCGTCATGGCAGGTCGAGGAGTGCCGCATGGCCGGCCACGACACGCCCGCCCTCGACGACGAGCAACTCCGCGAACAGCTCGACGCGCCGCTCGGCACGCCGCCGCTTCGCGAGCTGGCCCAGGGGCGCAAGCAGGCCGTGATCCTGTTCGACGACCTCACCCGGCCGGCGCCGACTTGGCGCATCCTGCCTCTGGTGCTCGCGGAGCTGCACGCGGCGGGATTCACCGAGGACCGGATCCGCTTCGTGGGCGCGTTCGCCAACCATGCCGTGATGTCGCACGAGGACTTCGCCAAGAAGCTCGGCGCCGACGTGGTGCGCCGCTACCGGGTATACAACCACAACCCGTTCGACCACCTGGTGGAGGTGGGCACCACCAGCCGCGGCACGCGCGTCGAGATCAACCGCGAGGTGATGGCGTGCGACCTGCGCATCGGCATCGGCGGCCTCATCCCGCACCTGGCGGCGGGCTTCGGCGGCGGCGCCAAGCTGGTGGTTCCGGGAGTGGCCGGCATCGCCACCGTCGACCACAACCACCGCGTCCTCGGCCGCCGCAGCGCCGCCTCCCGTTCGGCCGGCCCCGCCCGGTTGCTGGGCAACGTCGACGACAGCGTGGTACGCCAGGACCTGGAGGAGGCGGTCGCCATGGTGGGCCTGGACTTCAAGGTGGACCTGCTGATCAACCAGCGGCGCGATGTGGTGCAGGTGTTCGCCGGCCAGTTCATGGAGCAACACCGCGCCGGCGTGGCGGCGGCCAAGCGCCTCTACACCACCCCGCTCGCACAGGAGTGCGACGTGGCCGTGGTCAACACCTACCCGATCGAGAACCAGGCGGCCAAGGGAATCTGGCCCGCCGACCTGTCGCTGAAGGAGGGCGGCGTCGCCGTGGTGGTGTCGGAGAGCGTCGAGGGGCAGGCGCCGCACTACCTGGTGGGCCGGTTCGGCAGCGACTACGGCGGCGCGATCTGGTCGCCGGTCAAGGAGAGCCCGATCCGCAAGGCGGGCCTGGTGCTGGTGTGCTCGCGCTACCAGTCACGGGTCGACCTGGACGTCTACGGCCCCGACGCGGTGGCATGCCGCGACTGGAGCGAAGTGCTGATTCACCTCTCGCAACGGTATCCGCAGGGCGCCAGGGCGGCGGTGTACCCGTACGCGGCGATTCAACTGCCGGGGTAGCGGGCCGGGAAGCGAGCGAAGGGAATCGAACCCTCGTCACGAGCTTGGGAAGCTCGGGTAATAACCATTATACGACGCTCGCCGGACTTTCCTCTACCCTACCGCACTCCCGCTGCGGCTGTCCACCCCTCGACCGGACATCCGTCCGACACCCGGAGTTGCCTGACCGCATCGCGTTGACTGGATCGCGCCGACATCACAACTTGTGTCGCAGATGCGATACAGGAGGCTCGAATGAAGACACAGAGTTCGATGCTGCACGTCCGCATGGACACCGAGATGAAGCGAAAGGCGACGACGGCGCTCGCGGCGATGGGCCTGACTCCCTCGGAGGCCGTACGGTTGCTCTTCCATCGCATCGCGGTCGATCAGGCCTTCCCACTCGAACTCAAGGTGCCGAACGCGCAGACCCGCGCGGCCATGGCCGAGGTAGACGAGATGGTGAAGAAGCGCACGGCACGATTCGCGAGCGCGGACAAGATGTTCGCGGAACTTGAAGAAGCCGGCGGCCGGTAAACGAGCCACCCTGCCGCGCCGGATCGACTACGCCCGGCAATTCCTCAAGGACTGGCAGCGGCTCTCGCGCTCCGGCCGATACGACATGAATCGGCTGAAGGCGGTCATGCTCCTCCTCATCGCCAACGAGGCGCCGCTCGGTGCCGAGTGGCGAGACCACGCACTCAAGGGCCCGTGGGCGCGCTACCGGGAGTGCCATGTCGGTGGTTAATTCCTTCTGATCTATCGCCTCGACGACACGGGCGGGCCGAGCGGGTCCATCCACTTCCCGCGTCGGCACCCATGCCGAATTGTTCGAATGACCACTTGGCCGGACATCGCGCTGGCGGACATCCAGAAACTCCTACGCACGACGCTCGGTCAGTTGGCTGCTCGTGTCATGGTGAGCCAGTAGTTTCCGTACGGATGACGAGGATTGCCATCGTCGGTATGCTGACGCTTGTCCGGGTTCCAGCCGTGTTCGTCCCAATAGACCGATACCTGTATTTTGTTGGCCTTGTCCGTGGGTGCGTATGACCACCGCAGCACTTGTCCACGCCAGTGGGACAGGTCCTCGGGTTCGCCATACTCGGTCTTGAAGACGCTCTCGACCGTCACCAGGAAACCGAAATCGCGATCCGGGTCGGGCGCCCACGTGCCGGCAATCCTGAACACTTCCTCGTGGCCACCGGTATACTCAAGGTCAAATCGGAACGAGTTATCGGATTCGAACGCCAGGTTGAACACCTGATGTACGGTTTCGCCATTGTCGTCGTTCTCGTATTCATTGTCACCGGTCCACATACCGGCAAGCGACGGCACGCGCGTTACCCGTTCGTGCCTGTCGCACTCGGCTGAATCCAATTCCTCTTGATCGTGTTCCCAATGTTGCACACACAGAATGGTTCGCTCTTCGTTCCACAGGTAGTGCTTTCGCACCCTGGTAAGAACGTCGGGCGCATCATCGTCGTCATCCTGATTGTGCATCCATATCCTGGTCAGGGTCGTGTCCGTGGACTCCCACGTTCCCGATCCCGCCCACTCGTATTCTACCGATGTGCTTCCTGTCCGGTAGTGCGCCCGGTGCAGGATATATCGGCTCTCGGTGAACGTCAGCGTGTCAATGTACGTGCCGACCATGGCATCTTCTTCCCACCACTCGGTACGTCTTTGCCAAGTTCCATCGAACGAAGACGCCACGTCGACGGTGAACGTCAGGGCTGCGCTCTTGCCACCGGAAGTTGTCGCAGTGTAAGTCAGCGGGTAGGTGCCGGCCGCGGTCGGCGTGCCGCTGTATACGCGCGTGGCCGGATTGAACGACAGCCCGGGAACTTCCGGCGTCACGCTGTACGTCAACGTGTCCGATCCCGCCGTTGCCTCCGGCAGGGTCACGGCGGCCATCGGCATCGCTTCGGTCAGCGTCGGAACCAGCGCCACCGACAGGTCCGCCGTCGGGAACACGACGTCTTTCGTAGTTCTTGCTGCCTCCGTACAACCGGCCAGTACGACTACCAGTGCCGCCGCGGCCACCGCCGCCGGCACCCTTGAAAGTGCGACAAGTTTGCGATTCACTTGTTCTCCTTCGCCTCCTCTGAATTCGGTTCCATGGTCAGAACGAACTGCGCGTGACGATCTCGTCCGAGCCGTACTCCGTGAAGTGACTCTTCTCATGCCGTGTCTCGTTGCCTTGCCGGAGGTGTGGCTCCAGCCGCACGGCTGCTTCCCGCCACCGGGAGCGGCGCCGGCCGCGGCACCTCGCCGGGCCATGCCAGGCCCACCGGCCAGTGGTCGGAGAACCACTGCAGCACGCGGCTGTAGGT contains these protein-coding regions:
- a CDS encoding Ig domain-containing protein — translated: MNRKLVALSRVPAAVAAAALVVVLAGCTEAARTTKDVVFPTADLSVALVPTLTEAMPMAAVTLPEATAGSDTLTYSVTPEVPGLSFNPATRVYSGTPTAAGTYPLTYTATTSGGKSAALTFTVDVASSFDGTWQRRTEWWEEDAMVGTYIDTLTFTESRYILHRAHYRTGSTSVEYEWAGSGTWESTDTTLTRIWMHNQDDDDDAPDVLTRVRKHYLWNEERTILCVQHWEHDQEELDSAECDRHERVTRVPSLAGMWTGDNEYENDDNGETVHQVFNLAFESDNSFRFDLEYTGGHEEVFRIAGTWAPDPDRDFGFLVTVESVFKTEYGEPEDLSHWRGQVLRWSYAPTDKANKIQVSVYWDEHGWNPDKRQHTDDGNPRHPYGNYWLTMTRAAN
- a CDS encoding ATP-binding protein; protein product: MARRRLPIGMQTFRELREQDCYYVDKTGYIERLLREGKHYFLSRPRRFGKSLFLDTLKELFEGSEELFEGLHIHAGHDWSQRHPVVRLSFGGGSFTGPDALEANVMEQLAAAERRLGVESEYLTAAGRFAYLLEALHQQTGQRAAVLVDEYDKPILDVLEDREAARANRDYLRGLYGVIKDNDAHVRFTFLTGITKFSKVNLFSQLNNLTDLTLDAAYSSVCGYTEQDLDTVFAPEMAGLDREQVREWYNGYSWRGAEKVYNPYDVLLLLRRGEFAAHWFETGTPAFLVDTLFERRVSSVALDDMVSPAELLSAFDVGGRSAADHIGTEALLFQTGYLTIAGEERLGGEALYRLGYPNRQVRQSLNRVLLRHLVQDTAQQTANSIRLARLLQAHDCAGLKELFGAFFASIPYHWYTNNDIADYEGFYASVFYSYFAALGYDIAVEESSSHGRLDMAVRAAGHVYLFEFKVAEMAPPGSALAQLRERRYADKYRAGGEPIHLVGVEFSRATRNVTAFEAADA
- a CDS encoding lactate racemase domain-containing protein, giving the protein MDNAPIRIPTHAWYGDREMELPFPASWQVEECRMAGHDTPALDDEQLREQLDAPLGTPPLRELAQGRKQAVILFDDLTRPAPTWRILPLVLAELHAAGFTEDRIRFVGAFANHAVMSHEDFAKKLGADVVRRYRVYNHNPFDHLVEVGTTSRGTRVEINREVMACDLRIGIGGLIPHLAAGFGGGAKLVVPGVAGIATVDHNHRVLGRRSAASRSAGPARLLGNVDDSVVRQDLEEAVAMVGLDFKVDLLINQRRDVVQVFAGQFMEQHRAGVAAAKRLYTTPLAQECDVAVVNTYPIENQAAKGIWPADLSLKEGGVAVVVSESVEGQAPHYLVGRFGSDYGGAIWSPVKESPIRKAGLVLVCSRYQSRVDLDVYGPDAVACRDWSEVLIHLSQRYPQGARAAVYPYAAIQLPG
- a CDS encoding helix-hairpin-helix domain-containing protein, which translates into the protein MAGTSNPRRPGIALQMHELVAQLDELRRLTILDDQNPQSFRARAYDRAVRRLRDSNEDLAALPEAELLRRDGIGKAIAAKMREFFDTGRIAKLETLRERFPPAVQQLAQVPGVGPKTLARLRAELGIEDVEALRAAVEQGALRNVTGLGHKSEQMLRRGVQRVGAAGKDRRQPIARVLPEAELLVAELAGLPGVAAASYCGSLRRLRSTIADLDILVAASDPRPVMAHAAALPVIDAARPAHGGDTRAALTTRRGLHVDLRVVAPDQYGAAALYFTGSQAHNIRLRGLAAARGWLLNEYGLWNKRRELIAADTEEAIYAALGLPLIAPTLREDRGEIEAAQRGELPAPVTVADLRGDLHLHTDASGDGRSTLGEMVAAAARRDFSYLAITDHGEDSMNGVNRERLLAQRAALRTLDAAHPRLRLLHGVELNIGPNGSLDYDAAFRASFDWCVAAVHSAFDLDRAAQTRRIIAAMEDPSVNVIGHLCGRMIGRRPGIELDIDAILAAAARTGTAIEVNSSLSRLDAAADVLRRARALPVTIVVNSDAHHQREFDRLHWGALHAQRGWVDRERIANTWPTERFLAWAAHARSAAPA
- the ligD gene encoding non-homologous end-joining DNA ligase; translation: MAAKAAAAELLDIDGREVRVTNPHKVYFPAAGVTKLDLVSYYLAVAEGALRAIGRRPLVLKRYVNGIEGEGFYQKRAPAKRPDWVRTVELTFPSGRTAHELVISERAQLVWITNLGNIDLHPHPVREDDLDHPDELRIDLDPGPGVSWQTVREVAQIVREVLAEHELTGWPKTTGSRGLHVYVRLHREWGFGEVRRAALAVSREVERRAPGRATSKWWKEEREGVFLDYNQNAKDRTVAAAYSVRPLPEARVSAPLTWDEVPDCEPANFTIRSMPGRLAERGDLAAGLDATPGSLAGLLELAKRHEAEGLGGDAPWPPHFRRHRGEPKRVAPSRAAGPDAAESGNGAPAADAARGGIGAPAGTGAAGASARAATESPAPAGTPAARATGRRRSKMPLIVVAKARTEADAIAGLERWKQRHPDAAAHLQAADVLTDAMRGRSSTWTRIRLNLRHVPEAERPVAEAPDPDYDPWRDRQ
- a CDS encoding type II toxin-antitoxin system RelB/DinJ family antitoxin — translated: MKTQSSMLHVRMDTEMKRKATTALAAMGLTPSEAVRLLFHRIAVDQAFPLELKVPNAQTRAAMAEVDEMVKKRTARFASADKMFAELEEAGGR
- a CDS encoding type II toxin-antitoxin system YafQ family toxin, which translates into the protein MKKPAAGKRATLPRRIDYARQFLKDWQRLSRSGRYDMNRLKAVMLLLIANEAPLGAEWRDHALKGPWARYRECHVGG